From one Idiomarina sp. X4 genomic stretch:
- the lpxB gene encoding lipid-A-disaccharide synthase, with amino-acid sequence MKDSTARPLKIALVAGEHSGDLLGSGLIKALKQRHTNIEFVGVGGPLMQEQGLKSFFPMDDLAVMGIAEVFKQLPKLLKHRKQLVQYLTEQKPDVMIGIDAPDFNLTVEKRLKKAGIPTIHYVSPSVWAWRENRIKGIKQSVNHVLCLLPFEKDFYDKHQLQATFVGHPLADDIPLRWNQTDARKALGIDSEGKYLAILPGSRSGEIERMAPVFLSVAKRLASTYPELKFVAPMISERRAEQFSDLVKQHAPELAIDTPIGHSRLTMAASDYLLLTSGTVALEALLIKRPMVVAYRFHWLSYQIIKRLFHAPFFSLPNLLAGREIVPELAQAEASEDNIEKELSSLIESDNHELLEQFTQIHQQLKVTASEKAADVVESFL; translated from the coding sequence ATGAAAGATAGCACTGCACGCCCTTTGAAAATAGCGCTAGTTGCCGGTGAACATTCCGGCGACTTACTTGGTTCAGGTCTTATCAAAGCGTTAAAGCAGCGACACACCAATATCGAGTTTGTCGGTGTGGGCGGCCCGTTAATGCAGGAACAAGGCCTCAAGTCGTTTTTCCCGATGGATGACCTTGCCGTTATGGGCATTGCCGAAGTATTCAAACAGCTTCCTAAACTGCTAAAACACAGGAAACAACTGGTTCAGTACCTTACCGAACAAAAGCCCGATGTGATGATAGGAATAGACGCACCAGACTTTAATTTAACCGTTGAAAAACGCTTAAAAAAGGCTGGCATTCCGACCATACATTATGTGAGTCCGTCGGTCTGGGCGTGGCGGGAAAACCGTATAAAAGGCATTAAGCAGTCGGTTAATCATGTGCTTTGCTTGCTGCCATTTGAGAAGGACTTCTACGACAAGCACCAGCTTCAGGCTACCTTTGTTGGTCACCCCTTAGCCGATGACATACCGCTTAGATGGAACCAAACAGACGCACGGAAAGCACTGGGTATAGACTCCGAAGGAAAGTATTTAGCCATTTTACCGGGTAGCCGTTCCGGCGAAATTGAGCGCATGGCTCCGGTGTTTTTAAGCGTGGCTAAACGTCTAGCCTCAACATACCCCGAGCTTAAGTTTGTTGCACCGATGATAAGCGAGCGGCGGGCAGAGCAGTTTAGTGATCTGGTCAAGCAACACGCTCCGGAACTCGCAATAGATACGCCAATTGGCCATAGTCGTCTGACCATGGCTGCATCTGATTATTTACTGTTAACCTCGGGCACGGTCGCCCTGGAAGCGTTGCTAATAAAGCGCCCAATGGTTGTCGCATATCGCTTTCACTGGCTAAGTTACCAAATTATTAAGCGACTTTTTCATGCTCCTTTCTTCTCGTTGCCTAACCTATTAGCGGGGCGCGAAATTGTTCCTGAGCTGGCTCAGGCTGAAGCGTCAGAAGACAATATTGAAAAAGAACTATCAAGCCTTATTGAGTCCGATAATCACGAGTTGTTAGAGCAGTTTACTCAAATACATCAGCAGCTTAAGGTCACCGCGAGTGAAAAGGCGGCGGATGTTGTTGAGTCCTTTCTATAA
- a CDS encoding pirin family protein yields MPAQDGAGVKLTRVINQPGLRHQDPFLMLDEFRSDNPDDYIAGFPPHPHRGFCTLTYMLAGTMEHKDSVGNSGEVEAGGVQWMKAAKGIIHAEMPKQVEGLMWGFQLWVNLPSAEKMSDPEWFDFPSAKIPEVQTGGTTLRLIAGNYVQEVGPVSLPGRDFFMADVKLHGEFELKSQQQEKRLAYVYEGELELNGEAVSRGELLQLDSTTDLALKSGSGAGLIVLAAKPINEPIAQYGPFVMNTSDELDTAIKDYQSGTFAANQKL; encoded by the coding sequence ATGCCAGCGCAAGATGGTGCTGGCGTTAAATTGACCCGGGTCATTAATCAGCCGGGTTTGAGGCATCAGGATCCGTTTCTGATGCTGGATGAGTTTCGGTCAGACAACCCAGACGATTACATTGCGGGCTTTCCGCCGCATCCGCATCGGGGTTTTTGTACGCTAACCTACATGTTGGCAGGCACTATGGAGCACAAAGACTCGGTGGGTAACTCAGGAGAAGTTGAAGCCGGCGGTGTGCAATGGATGAAGGCGGCTAAAGGTATTATTCACGCGGAAATGCCAAAACAGGTCGAAGGCCTTATGTGGGGCTTTCAGTTGTGGGTTAACTTGCCTTCGGCAGAGAAAATGAGTGACCCTGAGTGGTTTGACTTTCCGTCAGCAAAAATTCCGGAAGTGCAAACTGGTGGTACAACACTGCGCTTAATTGCAGGCAACTATGTCCAGGAAGTGGGACCGGTATCTTTACCCGGACGCGACTTTTTCATGGCCGATGTAAAGTTGCATGGCGAATTTGAATTAAAGTCCCAGCAGCAGGAAAAGCGCTTGGCCTATGTTTACGAAGGTGAGCTGGAATTAAATGGCGAAGCCGTGTCTCGTGGTGAGCTATTGCAACTTGACAGCACCACCGATTTGGCTCTTAAAAGTGGTTCGGGAGCCGGGCTTATTGTGCTGGCTGCAAAACCTATTAACGAGCCTATTGCACAGTACGGTCCATTTGTTATGAATACGTCTGACGAGTTGGACACCGCAATAAAAGACTATCAAAGCGGAACGTTTGCAGCTAATCAGAAGCTTTAG
- a CDS encoding glutathione S-transferase family protein, producing MGLLVDGQWHDKWYDTKKHGGRFVRSESQFRSTIEKGGEFEPESGRYHLYVSYACPWAHRALIFRKLKGLESHIDVSVVKPLMVENGWEFGGSPLNEPLYDLDFMYQLYLKADSNYSGRVTVPVLWDKKTQTIVNNESAEIIRIFNSSFNELTGNTEDFYPQQLRSDIDSVNEWVYHSINNGVYKSGFATTQDAYEEAFDELFTALDRVESILSKQRYLAGNQITEADWRLFTTLVRFDAVYFGHFKTNKKRIVDYPAMWNYLRELYQYPGVKETVVMDHIKTHYYASHKTINPTQVVPKGPDIDFEQPHNREAIK from the coding sequence ATGGGTTTATTAGTTGATGGCCAGTGGCACGATAAGTGGTACGACACCAAAAAGCACGGTGGTCGTTTTGTTCGCAGTGAATCACAGTTTCGTTCAACCATAGAAAAGGGCGGCGAGTTTGAGCCTGAGTCAGGTCGCTATCACCTGTACGTGTCTTATGCCTGTCCGTGGGCGCACCGAGCGCTCATTTTCAGAAAACTAAAAGGCCTGGAATCGCATATTGATGTGTCCGTCGTTAAGCCATTGATGGTGGAAAATGGCTGGGAATTTGGCGGCTCTCCGCTGAACGAGCCTTTGTATGACCTCGACTTTATGTACCAACTTTATCTTAAAGCTGATAGTAACTACAGCGGCCGTGTCACGGTGCCGGTGTTATGGGATAAAAAGACGCAGACCATTGTGAATAACGAGTCTGCGGAAATTATTCGTATCTTTAACTCGAGCTTTAATGAATTAACGGGCAATACGGAAGATTTTTACCCACAGCAGTTACGCAGCGACATTGATAGCGTCAATGAGTGGGTATATCACAGTATCAATAATGGCGTGTATAAAAGCGGCTTCGCAACCACGCAGGATGCGTATGAAGAAGCGTTCGATGAGCTTTTCACGGCGCTCGATCGTGTAGAAAGTATCTTATCGAAACAACGCTATTTAGCCGGCAATCAAATTACCGAAGCCGACTGGCGATTGTTTACCACGTTAGTACGCTTTGACGCGGTGTATTTTGGACATTTTAAAACCAACAAAAAACGTATTGTTGATTACCCGGCAATGTGGAATTACCTGCGAGAACTTTATCAGTATCCGGGCGTTAAAGAGACGGTGGTCATGGACCATATTAAAACGCATTACTATGCCAGCCATAAAACCATCAACCCGACGCAAGTGGTGCCGAAGGGACCCGATATCGACTTTGAACAGCCACATAATCGGGAGGCAATAAAGTGA